Part of the Nitrosophilus alvini genome, ACGATGGCGGTACCGTGCTGATCGTCATGCATAACCGGAATATCCAACTCTTTTTTGAGCTTCTCTTCGATATAGAAACATTCCGGCGCTTTTATATCTTCCAGATTGATTCCTCCGAATGTGGGAGAGATTGCTTTTACGATATCCACAAATTTTTCGGGATTTTTCTCATCTATTTCTATATTGTATGCATCGATATCGGCAAATTTTTTAAATAGTACAGCTTTGCCTTCCATAACCGGTTTTGCGGCAAGGGGACCGATATCTCCAAACCCTAGAACCGCAGTACCGTTTGTTATAACTCCTACTAGATTTCCTTTTGTGGTGTATTCATAGACGGCATCAGGATTTTTCACTATCTCTTCACAAACAAATCCCACTCCCGGTGTATAAGCGATAGAGAGGTCTCTTTGGGTTTCGAAAGGTTTGCTCGTGCATATCTTCTTTTTACCGGGTCTTCTTTCTTTATGGTATAGCAATGCCTCTTTTTTGGTAATCTCATCCATTTTCAAACTTTTTTATCAGCATCTCTATTCTCTTTACAGTCTCCTCTTTCCCGATTATAGACATAATCTCATCAAGCCCGGGACCCGTCAGCTTTCCTACAAGAGCCAGTCTTAAAGGCTGTCCCAGTTTTCCAAATCCTATGTTTTTTTCGTTGAGATATTTTTCCATAATTTTATGATAGTCGCTTGGAAGATGAAGCTCCTGTGCATCTTGAAGCTCTTTTTCAAATCCTTTCAAAATATCTTTCCATTCGCCCTTTATCGCCTTTTTTACACCTTTTTCATCATATTCTCTGGGGTCTTCCAGTATCATCTTTATCTGCTCGGCAAGCTCTTTTATCGTCTTTGCCCTCTCTTTTACGGCATCGAGGATAATTTCTCTTTTATCATGCCCCAAAAGGTATATGCCAAAATCTTCCAAAAGTTTCGACAGTCTTTCATTGGAAGAGTTTTTAATATAGTGTGAGTTAAGCCACAAAAGCTTGTCAAGATTGTAACTAGAAGCCGATTTGTTTATATCTTTCGGGTCAAAAAGCTCTATCATCTCTTCTTTGCTGAATATCTCCTGATCACCGTAACTCCATCCGAGTCTTACAAGAAAATTGAGAAGCGCCTCAGGCAGAAAACCCATCTCTTTGTATGCCATTACATCAAGTGCCCCGTCTCTTTTTGAGAGCTTTTTGCCCTGTTCGTTGCAAATCATCGGTACATGATAAAATTTTGGAATATCAAAACCCAAAGCTTCATATACAAGTATCTGCTTGGGTGTATTATATAGATGATCATCTCCTCTTATAACCTCTGTCACTCCCATCAAAGCGTCATCAACTGCCACCACAAAATTATAAGTGGGGGTTCCGTCACTTCTTGCTATGATAAAATCATCCAATTCTTCTGCCGTAATGGCAATAGTCCCTTTCACGCCATCTTCAAAAACCATCTCACCTTCAAGAGGCGCTTTTATCCTGACAACCGGTTTCACATCTTTTGGAGGAGTACCTGTAAAGTCCCTGTATCTTCTGTCGTATCTGGGTCTCTCTTTTTTTGCCATCTGCTCTTCTCTTAAAGCATCCAGCTCCTCTTTTGTCATATAGCAGTAGTATGCTTTCCCCTCATCTAGCAGTTTTTGTATATATCTTTTATATATATCAAATCTTTTTGACTGATAGGCAACATCACCATCATATTCAAGTCCCACCCAGTCAAACGCTTTGAGTATGGCTTTTGTAGCCTCTTCTGAATTTCTTGAAAGGTCGGTATCTTCTATTCTTAATATAAATTTTCCACTGTTTTTTCTCGCCCAAAGATAGTTAAAAAGTGCAGT contains:
- the gltX gene encoding glutamate--tRNA ligase, which codes for MVVTRFAPSPTGYLHIGGLRTALFNYLWARKNSGKFILRIEDTDLSRNSEEATKAILKAFDWVGLEYDGDVAYQSKRFDIYKRYIQKLLDEGKAYYCYMTKEELDALREEQMAKKERPRYDRRYRDFTGTPPKDVKPVVRIKAPLEGEMVFEDGVKGTIAITAEELDDFIIARSDGTPTYNFVVAVDDALMGVTEVIRGDDHLYNTPKQILVYEALGFDIPKFYHVPMICNEQGKKLSKRDGALDVMAYKEMGFLPEALLNFLVRLGWSYGDQEIFSKEEMIELFDPKDINKSASSYNLDKLLWLNSHYIKNSSNERLSKLLEDFGIYLLGHDKREIILDAVKERAKTIKELAEQIKMILEDPREYDEKGVKKAIKGEWKDILKGFEKELQDAQELHLPSDYHKIMEKYLNEKNIGFGKLGQPLRLALVGKLTGPGLDEIMSIIGKEETVKRIEMLIKKFENG